A window of Bradyrhizobium diazoefficiens genomic DNA:
CCACGCGGGTCTTGGACCAGAGGTGGTGGTTCTCATGGATGCGCACATAGCCTTCCGGAGCCCCCTTGAACTCGATGCCGGGCGAGGCTGCCGCGATCTTGTCGACGTCGAACGAGCCGGCCTTCTCCGCCGTCAGCTTCCACAGCCACGGGCCGAGATAGGCAGCCTGGGTGACGTCTCCGATCACCGTCTTCTCCCCCCACATCTTTTTGAAGGCGGGTACGAACGCCTTGTTGTTCGGATTGTCGAGCGACTGGAAGTACTTCATGCAGGCATAGGCACCCGCGATGTTCTCGCCGCCGATGCCGTCGATCTCGTCTTCGGTCACCGAGATGGTCAGTAGCGCCTGCTTGGAAAGGTCGATGCCGGCGGCCTTGAGCTGCTTGTAGAACGCGACGTTCGAACCGCCGACGACGTCGGTGAAGATCACGTCGGGCTTGGTCAGCTTGATCTTGTTGATGACCGAATTGAACTGGGTGTTGCCGAGCGGATAATACTCCTCGCCGACGACCTTGCCCTTGAGCACGTTCTCGACGTGCTTGCGCGCGATCTTGTTCGAGGTGCGCGGCCAGATGTAGTCGGAACCGATGAAGAAGAACGTCTTGGCGCCTTTCTCCTTCGCGATCCAGTTGAGACCGGCGAGGATCTGCTGGGTTGCCTCCTGGCCGGTGTAGATCACGTTCTTGGACTGCTCGAGGCCTTCGTAGAAGGTCGGGTAGTAGAGCATGCCGTTATACTGCTCGAGGACCGGCAGCACAGCCTTGCGGGAGGCCGAGGTCCAGCAGCCCATGATGGCCGCGACCTTGTCGTTGACCAGCAGCTTCTTGGCCTTTTCGGCAAAGGTCGGCCAGTCGCTGGCGCCGTCTTCCTGGATGAACTTGATCTTGCGCCCGAGCACGCCGCCCATGGCGTTGATCTGCTCGATTGCGAGCTTTTCGGCTTCGATCGAGCCGGTCTCGGAGATCGCCATCGTGCCGGTTGCCGAATGCAGGATGCCGACCGTCACCTCGGTGTCAGTGACCGCAAGGCCCGTGCTATTGACCGCCGAGGTCGCCGGAGCCTGCGCGAAAGATGCCCGCGGCAGCATCGCGATGGCCGGCACGGCCGCCATTCCCGTCAATAGCTTGCGCCGGAGCGGCGACAACAGGCCCTTGTTTGCTTCGTCTGACATGAGCACCCCACTTTTGTTCGAGGACACGCGATTGGTCCGGTGAGGATGGCTCGAGCTTGTGCACCGCAAACATACGCAAGATCGCGTATACTGCACCGCAAAATACCGACGTAGGGTTTTGGTACGAGATTTGCTCGAGGATCCGGCGGGTTCAGAAGTGGGGTTCGAGTGGCAGGGCGGCAGCGAATAGACCGCGTCAGGCGCCAGTACAACCAATGGGTCGCCAACCAGACGCTGGAAGACTACGCGCTGCGCTTCACCGCCAAGAGCGCACGCCGCTGGTCCGCCGCCCGCGTCGCCAACACCGCAATCGGCGCCATTTCCTTCCTGGTGCTGGAAGCAATCGGCGGCACCATCACCCTCAATTACGGCGTCACCAACGCCACCGCCGCGATCCTCGTCGTCTCCACCATCATCTTCTGCTGCGGCGTGCCGATTGCCTATTATGCCGCCAAATGCGGCATCGATATTGATCTCCTGACGCGGGGTGCCGGGTTCGGCTATATCGGCTCGACCGTCACCTCCTTGATCTACGCCTCCTTTACCTTCATCTTCTTCGCAGTCGAGGCGGTGATCCTGGCGACCGCACTGGAAATGTGCCTGGGCATTCCGCGCCCGATCGGCTACCTCATCAGCGCGGTCGCGATCATCCCGCTCGTGACCTATGGCATCACGCTGATCAGCCGCTTCCAGCTCTGGACACAGCCGCTCTGGATCATCCTGCACATCCTGCCCTTCGTCGCCATCGCCTGGGCCAGCCCTCATTCATTCACCGAATGGCACAAATTTGCCGGTGAGCACGGCGACCCCGGCGGACATTTCGATCTGTTGCTGTTCGGCGTGGCGTCCTCAGTGGTGTTCTCGCTGGTGGCCCAGATCGGCGAGCAGGTCGACTTCCTGCGCTTTCTGCCGCGCGACCGCCGCAGCTCCGGGGCGTCGTGGTGGATCGCGCTGATGAGCGCGGGACCGGGCTGGATCGTGCTCGGCGCCTTGAAGCTCCTGGCCGGCTCGTTCCTCGCCTTCTTTGCGCTGAGCCACGGCGTGCCGCCCGAAGAGGCCGCCGAGCCCGCTCATATGTATCTCGTGGCATTTCGATACGTGCTGTCGGAGCCGGACCTCGCGCTGGCATTGACCGGCATTTTCGCGGTCCTCTCGCAGCTCAAGATCAACGTCACCAACGCCTATGCCGGGTCGATCGCCTGGTCGAACTTCTTCTCGCGCCTGACGCACAGCCATCCCGGGCGCGTCGTCTGGCTGGTCTTCAACGTGATGGTGGCGCTGCTGCTCATGGAGATCGGCGTCTACAAGGCGCTGGAGCAAACACTCGCGCTCTACTCAAACGTCGCGATCGCCTGGGTCGGCGCGCTGGTGTCCGATCTCGTGATCAACAAGCCGCTCGGCCTGCGCCCGCCGCAAATGGAGTTCAAGCGCGCGCATCTCTACGACATCAACCCGGTCGGGGTCGGCGCCATGACGCTCTCGATCATCGTCTCGATCGCGGCGTTCTACGGTCTATTCGGCCCGACCATGAAGGCGCTGGCGGCCTTCGTCGCGCTGACGGTCGCCTTCGTCAGTGCGCCCCTTATCGCCTGGCTCACCGGCGGACAATTCTACATCGCACGCAAGCCGAAGAAGAGCTGGGCCAATATCGAAG
This region includes:
- the urtA gene encoding urea ABC transporter substrate-binding protein, giving the protein MSDEANKGLLSPLRRKLLTGMAAVPAIAMLPRASFAQAPATSAVNSTGLAVTDTEVTVGILHSATGTMAISETGSIEAEKLAIEQINAMGGVLGRKIKFIQEDGASDWPTFAEKAKKLLVNDKVAAIMGCWTSASRKAVLPVLEQYNGMLYYPTFYEGLEQSKNVIYTGQEATQQILAGLNWIAKEKGAKTFFFIGSDYIWPRTSNKIARKHVENVLKGKVVGEEYYPLGNTQFNSVINKIKLTKPDVIFTDVVGGSNVAFYKQLKAAGIDLSKQALLTISVTEDEIDGIGGENIAGAYACMKYFQSLDNPNNKAFVPAFKKMWGEKTVIGDVTQAAYLGPWLWKLTAEKAGSFDVDKIAAASPGIEFKGAPEGYVRIHENHHLWSKTRVGRAKLDGQFELIYETADLVEPNPFPKGYQ